The Arthrobacter sp. NicSoilC5 genome has a window encoding:
- a CDS encoding ABC transporter permease has translation MTPVLVPRKKAWSGSRTNRQNTGYTGLPPWVFALAAAGCLFVLLPLAAMVFRVNWAHFIPLITSESSLTALGLSLRTAAASTVLCLVFGVPLALLLARSSFPGQHLLRAFVLLPLVLPPVVGGIALLYTFGRQGLLGKSMQLAGIQITFSTTAVVLAQTFVALPFLVVSLDGALRTAGTKYEAVAATLGARPSTVLRRVTLPLVLPGLASGAVLSFARCLGEFGATLTFAGSLQGVTRTLPLQIYLQRESDADAAVALSLVLVAVAVAVVSLSFRNSPALAADAESR, from the coding sequence GTGACGCCGGTTTTGGTGCCCCGTAAGAAGGCCTGGTCGGGCAGCAGGACAAACCGACAAAACACCGGTTACACAGGGCTCCCTCCGTGGGTTTTCGCCCTTGCAGCAGCAGGATGCCTGTTTGTCCTGCTGCCGCTTGCCGCAATGGTGTTCAGGGTCAACTGGGCGCACTTCATCCCGCTCATCACATCGGAATCCTCGCTCACGGCGCTTGGCCTCAGCCTGCGGACGGCTGCGGCCAGCACGGTGTTGTGTCTCGTCTTCGGGGTGCCGCTGGCCCTCCTTCTGGCCCGCTCCAGCTTCCCGGGCCAGCACCTGCTGCGGGCGTTTGTGTTGCTACCCCTCGTCCTGCCGCCCGTGGTCGGCGGCATCGCGTTGCTCTACACGTTTGGCCGTCAGGGACTCCTCGGGAAGAGCATGCAACTGGCTGGCATCCAAATCACGTTCTCCACCACCGCCGTCGTCCTCGCCCAGACATTCGTGGCGTTGCCGTTTCTGGTGGTCAGTCTCGACGGAGCTCTCCGTACCGCCGGCACCAAGTATGAAGCCGTCGCAGCGACGCTTGGTGCCCGCCCGAGCACGGTGCTGCGCCGGGTCACTCTCCCGCTGGTCCTGCCCGGTCTTGCCTCCGGCGCCGTGCTGTCCTTCGCGCGATGCCTGGGCGAATTTGGCGCCACCCTGACCTTCGCCGGGAGCCTCCAAGGTGTCACCCGCACCCTGCCACTGCAGATCTACCTTCAGCGTGAAAGCGACGCCGACGCTGCCGTCGCCCTTTCCCTGGTACTTGTGGCGGTGGCGGTCGCGGTCGTCTCACTTTCCTTCCGGAATTCGCCGGCGCTGGCAGCGGATGCGGAATCAAGATGA
- a CDS encoding glycoside hydrolase family 3 N-terminal domain-containing protein: MNDYRDPALPAERRAEDVLARMTVAEKAALMFHPSTSPGSGGLTDSEALAAAELNVGRSGITHFNVLGGEDSLSVAAWHNTLQEIAESTRLGIPVTLSTDPRHGFRSNPFTGQALGSLSRWPETTGIAATGDIDSVRSYADTMRQELMAMGVRVLLGPMADIFSDPRWSRGSGTFGENPERVAELTVAFIEALRGGPHLGPESVAAVVKHFPGAGPQLRGDDAHDPRYPEQVYPGGMQELHMDPFRRAFAAGATQVMTYYGKPVGTSWDEVGFAFNAPVVRDILRRELRFDGIVVTDWNLLEAEQIGDVTFGPNGWGLEHLEPKERAAIAIDVGIDQFGGDRNPVLIEELVDSGRITEERIDQSARRLLREKFRLGTFEHRRVDVETTRRVCGSPVFLERGVAAQRDSLVLISAEEGALPLAGGTRVYLDGLTAQDVVDELVITDDITASDAIVVRLDAPFEPGRGSLGDFFHGGTLDFPQETVDRIRAYATHAPVYLSVYLERPAVLTQLIGVTAAIVGDFGCSDKVLLDALTGRAPFRGTLPFDLPSSMTDVEASREDVPFDMAVPLFRAGSGLKLEAGPKIPSAADASPDTFNTR, translated from the coding sequence GTGAACGATTATCGAGACCCTGCCCTGCCCGCCGAACGCCGGGCAGAAGATGTGCTGGCGCGCATGACAGTCGCTGAGAAGGCGGCTCTGATGTTTCACCCTTCTACGAGCCCCGGCAGCGGTGGCCTTACCGACAGCGAGGCCCTCGCCGCTGCCGAACTGAACGTCGGCCGTTCGGGCATCACCCACTTCAACGTCCTGGGTGGAGAAGACAGCCTCTCTGTTGCTGCATGGCACAACACGCTGCAGGAGATCGCGGAAAGTACACGCCTTGGTATCCCTGTGACCCTGTCAACTGACCCCCGCCATGGCTTCCGCAGCAATCCATTCACCGGTCAGGCGCTCGGCAGTCTTTCGCGCTGGCCCGAGACGACCGGAATAGCTGCAACTGGCGACATCGATTCGGTCCGAAGCTACGCCGACACCATGCGCCAGGAACTAATGGCCATGGGAGTCCGAGTCCTCCTAGGACCGATGGCCGACATCTTCAGCGATCCGCGCTGGTCCCGCGGCTCAGGTACCTTCGGCGAAAATCCTGAACGCGTGGCCGAACTCACCGTAGCGTTCATCGAGGCTCTCAGAGGAGGCCCCCACCTTGGCCCCGAATCGGTGGCTGCAGTCGTCAAACACTTCCCCGGCGCCGGGCCTCAGTTAAGAGGCGACGACGCGCACGATCCCCGCTATCCGGAACAGGTGTACCCGGGCGGTATGCAGGAACTGCACATGGATCCGTTCCGCCGCGCCTTCGCAGCAGGAGCGACACAGGTCATGACCTACTACGGCAAACCTGTCGGAACATCCTGGGATGAAGTCGGATTCGCGTTCAACGCTCCGGTCGTACGCGACATCCTGCGACGGGAACTGCGCTTCGACGGTATCGTCGTAACCGACTGGAACCTGCTTGAGGCAGAGCAGATCGGCGACGTGACGTTCGGTCCAAACGGCTGGGGACTGGAACACCTCGAACCCAAGGAACGCGCCGCCATCGCAATAGACGTCGGGATCGACCAGTTCGGAGGCGACCGCAATCCCGTTCTGATCGAGGAACTCGTGGACTCAGGGCGCATCACAGAAGAACGCATCGACCAGTCCGCGCGTCGGCTCCTGCGCGAGAAATTCCGGCTCGGCACTTTCGAACATCGCCGGGTTGACGTGGAGACCACTCGCAGAGTGTGCGGCTCCCCGGTCTTCCTCGAACGGGGAGTAGCTGCTCAACGAGACTCCCTCGTGCTGATCTCCGCAGAGGAGGGGGCCCTGCCTCTTGCGGGAGGAACCCGCGTGTATCTCGACGGCCTGACAGCCCAAGATGTTGTTGACGAGCTGGTTATCACCGACGACATCACGGCCTCCGACGCGATTGTGGTCAGGCTTGATGCACCCTTCGAACCCGGCCGCGGCTCCCTCGGCGACTTCTTCCACGGCGGGACCCTCGATTTCCCCCAGGAAACCGTCGACCGCATCCGCGCCTACGCCACGCACGCCCCGGTGTACCTCTCGGTATACCTGGAACGCCCGGCAGTGCTCACACAATTGATCGGAGTCACGGCAGCAATAGTCGGTGATTTCGGCTGCAGTGACAAGGTCTTGCTCGATGCTCTCACCGGGCGGGCCCCATTCAGGGGAACCCTTCCCTTCGACCTGCCCTCCTCCATGACCGATGTCGAGGCCTCACGGGAAGACGTCCCCTTCGACATGGCCGTTCCGCTCTTCCGCGCAGGCTCCGGACTAAAGCTCGAGGCGGGCCCAAAAATCCCGTCAGCCGCCGACGCTTCTCCTGACACCTTCAACACGCGCTAA
- a CDS encoding LacI family DNA-binding transcriptional regulator, producing MARNLGYRPSATARALRSGEYRAISVIVPDAGWGWWEPVVRAAFRAAAEEGYYLMAHPVAGTKGGAAAIVEALANVPTDGVIIIGVPDQDGVRQACDRIALPAIAIDDTSRTVRFPTISAQNREGARIAVEYLISLGRRSIALLRPNMEMETDTWGDGLFIDHRTLGYRDALESAGITFDESLIIDCMDPFNETRMHWRELESELSKGIRIDAMFCAADTMAAAALRTLRARGLKVPEDISIVGFDDERAAMLVDPQLTTIRQPYAEMGRHAVQLLLRKIQGEDVEIRRYEFVTELVRRSSTPSPQEGQQN from the coding sequence GTGGCGCGCAATCTTGGGTATCGTCCCTCTGCCACAGCGCGGGCGCTGCGCAGCGGTGAGTACCGCGCTATCAGTGTCATCGTGCCCGATGCAGGGTGGGGATGGTGGGAGCCGGTCGTTCGCGCTGCATTTCGAGCAGCCGCCGAAGAGGGCTACTACCTTATGGCGCATCCAGTCGCCGGCACTAAAGGCGGGGCCGCCGCGATTGTGGAGGCACTTGCCAACGTACCGACGGACGGTGTGATCATCATTGGAGTGCCGGATCAAGATGGCGTGCGCCAAGCATGTGACCGCATAGCACTGCCTGCTATTGCGATCGACGATACTAGTCGCACTGTTCGGTTTCCGACCATTTCCGCGCAGAATCGGGAAGGCGCCCGAATTGCCGTTGAGTATTTGATTTCACTCGGCAGACGATCGATCGCGCTCCTGCGTCCAAACATGGAAATGGAGACGGATACTTGGGGTGACGGGCTGTTCATTGACCACCGCACTCTGGGGTACCGGGATGCACTGGAGTCGGCCGGAATTACCTTCGACGAGTCGCTGATAATTGACTGCATGGATCCCTTTAATGAAACACGCATGCACTGGAGGGAACTGGAATCAGAACTGTCGAAAGGTATCAGAATTGACGCTATGTTCTGTGCTGCAGATACTATGGCAGCTGCCGCCCTGCGGACCCTTCGTGCCCGCGGGTTGAAGGTACCCGAAGACATCTCCATTGTGGGGTTTGACGATGAGCGCGCTGCCATGCTGGTCGATCCACAACTAACCACAATCCGGCAGCCCTACGCCGAGATGGGCCGGCATGCGGTTCAGTTACTGTTGCGCAAAATTCAAGGTGAGGACGTTGAGATCCGGCGCTACGAATTCGTCACGGAACTCGTACGACGTTCATCAACTCCCTCGCCCCAAGAGGGTCAGCAAAACTGA
- the moaC gene encoding cyclic pyranopterin monophosphate synthase MoaC, translating to MGGLTLEGWSAGLTHLRTDGTAHMVDVSHKVESNREATATATVRTTREVLLLLSSEGLPKGDAMAVARIAGILATKKTSELIVLCHPLPVSRATVDFVLGPDSVRLVATVKTRGVTGVEMEALTAVSVAALNVYDMIKAVDKHAVLTDIRVLAKTGGKSGDWSLKTSEE from the coding sequence ATGGGCGGTTTGACGCTGGAAGGTTGGTCCGCGGGCCTCACCCACCTGCGCACGGACGGCACTGCCCACATGGTGGATGTTTCACACAAAGTTGAGTCCAACCGGGAGGCAACAGCTACGGCAACAGTTCGTACGACTCGCGAAGTCCTGCTGCTGCTCTCATCCGAGGGATTGCCCAAGGGCGATGCCATGGCCGTCGCCCGGATCGCAGGCATCCTGGCGACCAAGAAAACGTCCGAATTGATTGTGCTGTGCCACCCCTTACCTGTTTCCAGGGCGACGGTCGACTTCGTACTGGGACCTGACAGCGTGCGGCTCGTTGCAACCGTTAAGACTAGGGGTGTGACAGGAGTAGAGATGGAAGCTTTGACTGCAGTAAGCGTCGCCGCCCTGAACGTTTACGACATGATCAAAGCCGTTGACAAGCACGCTGTTCTTACGGATATCCGGGTACTTGCCAAGACTGGCGGCAAGAGTGGGGACTGGTCTCTGAAAACCTCGGAGGAATAG
- a CDS encoding FAD-binding oxidoreductase, whose amino-acid sequence MEEQKLALSMITTPLNIDGDVLFHGNNDFNAVAGIWDGRHLQQRPSVIARCTSAGDVQKAIRYARENDLEISVRAGGHNPNGYATNDGGIVLDLRLMNSIDIDTVTGRARVGGGVIAGDLVQEAARHGLAAVTGMHPKVGFCGLALNGGVGFLTPFYGLASDNIVGATLVTATGELVHCSEDERPELFWAIRGAGPNFGVVTEVEVALHELPRQMLAGFMTWEPAVDELPSLLTSILDALNAMADHLYPSVFISLDESGAPAITVCVGHLGKLDIAERDIERLRGLGRPVSDSIAIRSYDAVVALNAEVGSFEDGMFNLWIDREIAVSNGRFAEAVAANLDKFISEPSTGNSVKLEIEGRPFGNPKGTPARHRDAMGVLAVAEWDGTSHGAAKYPERARELDAALLHAGATTSKFGLLNNNSEVTPEMVVEVYTPEVYRRLAAVKREYDPENRFHRNYNVDPQRF is encoded by the coding sequence ATGGAGGAGCAGAAATTGGCATTATCAATGATAACCACGCCACTCAACATTGATGGTGATGTTCTTTTCCACGGCAATAATGATTTTAATGCGGTTGCGGGGATTTGGGACGGCCGCCACTTGCAGCAGCGGCCGTCGGTGATCGCGCGCTGCACGAGCGCGGGAGACGTTCAGAAAGCCATTCGCTATGCACGCGAAAATGACCTTGAGATATCGGTCCGCGCCGGTGGCCACAATCCAAATGGGTATGCGACCAACGACGGCGGCATCGTTTTGGACCTCAGGCTGATGAATAGCATCGACATTGACACGGTCACGGGTAGAGCGCGCGTCGGTGGTGGGGTGATCGCTGGCGATCTCGTCCAAGAGGCGGCCAGACACGGTCTAGCGGCTGTAACGGGCATGCACCCCAAAGTCGGTTTCTGCGGCCTCGCGCTCAATGGAGGCGTCGGCTTCCTCACTCCGTTCTATGGTCTCGCCAGCGACAACATCGTCGGAGCGACTTTGGTGACGGCAACAGGCGAGCTGGTTCACTGCTCGGAGGATGAACGGCCCGAATTGTTCTGGGCAATCAGAGGTGCAGGCCCTAACTTTGGTGTCGTCACAGAGGTCGAGGTCGCTCTCCATGAGCTGCCCAGACAGATGCTTGCCGGATTCATGACCTGGGAGCCAGCGGTCGATGAGCTGCCCAGCCTTCTGACGTCCATCCTCGATGCGCTCAATGCAATGGCAGATCATCTTTACCCCAGCGTTTTCATAAGCTTGGACGAAAGCGGGGCACCTGCTATCACAGTCTGCGTGGGTCACCTCGGAAAGCTCGATATCGCCGAACGGGACATCGAACGGCTTCGTGGCCTGGGTCGACCCGTGTCCGACTCCATTGCCATCCGCTCGTACGACGCGGTAGTCGCCCTTAACGCCGAGGTGGGTAGTTTCGAAGACGGAATGTTCAACCTTTGGATCGACCGGGAGATTGCCGTGTCAAACGGTCGTTTCGCTGAAGCCGTTGCGGCGAATCTCGATAAGTTCATCAGCGAGCCCTCGACCGGGAATTCTGTGAAACTGGAGATCGAAGGAAGGCCCTTCGGAAACCCGAAGGGAACGCCGGCCCGGCACCGCGATGCGATGGGCGTGCTGGCCGTCGCGGAATGGGACGGGACGAGCCACGGAGCTGCAAAGTACCCCGAGAGGGCACGAGAGCTGGACGCGGCCCTACTTCACGCCGGTGCCACGACTTCTAAATTCGGTCTTCTGAATAACAATTCAGAGGTCACACCAGAGATGGTCGTCGAGGTCTATACCCCAGAAGTTTACCGCCGCCTCGCTGCAGTAAAACGCGAATACGACCCGGAAAACCGCTTCCACCGCAACTACAATGTAGATCCCCAGCGATTCTGA
- a CDS encoding MFS transporter produces MSVPTSATETGATNNVPERVGPLFIGIYVLALFGIWMSINLPASVTLALRIDELDPDGKATSYSMAAGIGTLTALIANPLFGRLSDRTRSRFGRRRPWIVVGLAGTIAGAAVIGFSNSMPLLLLGWIIMQAFVNAAIAASLAIVADRIPEKQQGFVGALSGMAASAALLVGVFFVQWFPSNVLAQFGLPVAVAVMFCGLLLVLLRDDEPSSDDIAPFGFREFLGSFYVNPRKSPDFSAFLVAMFLVTCAWGVVSTYTVYLLQDRIAVPEDELPGVITLAYVIPGILAVIFAPIAGWLNDRTGRRKLVLGATAVIMAAGTIQIAFADDVAPFLIGVSIVSGIAGGMLYGGYIGFAVATMNGPNTAARDLGVTNIAFTLPFSVMPFIAPLLLGVGGGTPNYPLLLAVGAVLTLLGIVPLFFIRSTR; encoded by the coding sequence ATGTCAGTACCCACTAGCGCAACCGAGACGGGGGCTACCAACAACGTCCCGGAGCGTGTCGGTCCCCTCTTCATCGGAATCTACGTGCTCGCGTTGTTCGGCATCTGGATGTCGATCAACTTGCCCGCTTCCGTCACGCTCGCGTTGCGTATCGACGAACTAGACCCGGATGGCAAGGCCACCAGCTACTCGATGGCTGCGGGGATCGGCACGCTGACCGCGTTGATCGCGAATCCCCTTTTCGGTCGGCTCAGCGACCGGACGCGGAGCAGGTTTGGCCGCCGCCGGCCGTGGATAGTGGTGGGGCTCGCCGGCACGATCGCCGGGGCTGCCGTCATCGGGTTCAGCAACTCAATGCCGCTATTGCTGCTCGGCTGGATCATCATGCAGGCCTTCGTAAACGCGGCGATTGCCGCTTCGCTGGCCATTGTCGCTGACCGCATCCCCGAAAAACAGCAGGGTTTCGTTGGGGCACTGTCTGGTATGGCCGCTTCTGCGGCATTACTCGTGGGCGTGTTCTTCGTACAGTGGTTCCCGTCAAACGTGCTGGCCCAGTTCGGTCTGCCCGTCGCGGTCGCAGTGATGTTCTGTGGGCTGCTGCTCGTGCTGTTGCGGGACGACGAACCATCAAGCGATGACATCGCTCCTTTCGGCTTCCGTGAGTTTTTGGGCAGCTTCTACGTCAACCCGCGCAAGTCCCCTGACTTCAGTGCCTTTCTCGTGGCGATGTTCCTTGTCACCTGCGCTTGGGGGGTTGTGTCGACCTATACTGTCTATCTCCTCCAAGACCGCATTGCAGTACCGGAAGATGAACTGCCGGGGGTCATCACCTTGGCCTACGTCATTCCCGGCATCCTTGCCGTGATCTTCGCTCCCATCGCCGGCTGGCTCAACGACCGCACCGGCCGCCGCAAGCTGGTCCTGGGGGCCACGGCTGTAATCATGGCCGCCGGAACCATCCAGATCGCATTCGCAGACGATGTCGCGCCATTCCTTATCGGTGTAAGCATTGTCAGCGGCATCGCCGGCGGAATGCTCTACGGCGGATACATAGGCTTCGCTGTAGCGACCATGAACGGCCCCAACACAGCGGCACGCGACCTCGGGGTCACCAACATCGCATTCACCCTGCCATTCTCGGTAATGCCATTCATCGCGCCGCTGCTGCTCGGCGTCGGCGGGGGAACCCCCAACTACCCGCTGTTGCTGGCCGTGGGGGCCGTGCTCACTTTGCTCGGCATCGTTCCTCTTTTCTTCATTCGATCGACTCGCTGA
- a CDS encoding ABC transporter ATP-binding protein — translation MTFKLDAALHARNFDVSFTFGGTETVAVLGPNGAGKSTMLAIIAGLIRPDSGNAALKQKMLFEIGDGTNNFLPPHMRGTALLAQEPLLFPHMSVLENVAFGPRAAGADRASALQTARHWLAEVEAVEFANRRPGQLSGGQAQRVALARALATEPELLLLDEPLAALDIHAAPTLRRLLKRILATRRTIIITHDVLDALMLADRAIVIEDGRITEEGSPREILKKPRGKFAAGLAGLNLLSGTITGHGLTSNCGLDINAHPQDGAVVGQDGVALFSPIAVAVFPTADHGSPRNSFAVRITDLEPHGDHIRVHAGGLMADITPAASADLGLMPGINVYFVIKATAITVYPA, via the coding sequence ATGACCTTCAAACTCGATGCCGCCCTGCACGCGCGCAACTTCGACGTCTCCTTCACTTTCGGAGGCACAGAAACAGTAGCCGTGCTGGGTCCAAACGGTGCCGGCAAGTCGACGATGCTGGCAATCATCGCAGGGCTCATCCGCCCGGATAGCGGGAACGCGGCGCTAAAACAGAAGATGCTGTTCGAAATTGGCGACGGCACGAACAACTTCCTGCCGCCGCACATGCGGGGAACCGCGCTGCTCGCACAGGAACCGCTGCTGTTTCCGCACATGAGCGTGTTGGAGAACGTAGCCTTCGGTCCGCGGGCTGCCGGCGCGGATCGGGCCAGTGCGCTTCAGACGGCTCGACACTGGCTCGCGGAAGTAGAAGCGGTGGAGTTCGCCAACCGGCGGCCAGGCCAGCTTTCCGGCGGTCAGGCTCAACGCGTTGCCTTAGCGCGCGCGCTTGCAACGGAACCCGAACTACTGCTCCTCGACGAACCCTTGGCGGCCCTCGACATTCATGCCGCCCCCACGCTGCGCCGCCTTCTCAAGCGGATCCTCGCTACGCGCCGCACCATCATCATCACGCACGATGTCCTGGACGCGCTGATGCTCGCCGACCGCGCCATCGTCATCGAAGACGGGCGGATCACCGAGGAAGGCTCACCCCGGGAGATCCTGAAGAAACCCCGCGGCAAATTTGCTGCCGGACTGGCGGGCTTGAACCTGCTCTCCGGAACTATCACAGGCCACGGGCTCACGTCCAATTGCGGGCTTGACATCAACGCACATCCTCAAGACGGAGCAGTCGTCGGCCAAGACGGCGTTGCACTCTTTTCACCGATCGCGGTTGCGGTCTTCCCGACTGCTGATCACGGTAGCCCACGGAACTCGTTCGCCGTCAGAATCACGGATCTGGAACCCCACGGCGACCATATCCGTGTCCACGCCGGAGGCCTGATGGCAGACATCACCCCGGCCGCTTCGGCAGACCTCGGGCTCATGCCCGGGATAAACGTCTACTTCGTCATCAAGGCTACGGCCATCACCGTTTACCCGGCATAG
- a CDS encoding antibiotic biosynthesis monooxygenase family protein, whose translation MITVVSTMQLESNSEHEWDRLIRERFKSAHNKEGWIHGQLLTPSDAPGTRVIIGTWRSQADWEAWHADPAFLASRTRLDELQHADHGTALYDVIEDAQGTN comes from the coding sequence GTGATAACCGTTGTCAGCACTATGCAGCTCGAGTCGAACTCAGAGCACGAATGGGATCGGCTAATCCGAGAGCGCTTTAAATCAGCCCACAACAAGGAAGGCTGGATACACGGTCAGTTGCTCACTCCCTCTGACGCCCCCGGTACTCGCGTCATCATTGGCACGTGGAGAAGTCAAGCGGACTGGGAGGCTTGGCATGCGGATCCCGCCTTTCTCGCCTCGCGTACCAGGCTCGACGAACTACAGCATGCAGACCACGGGACAGCACTGTACGACGTAATAGAGGATGCCCAGGGTACCAACTAA
- the modA gene encoding molybdate ABC transporter substrate-binding protein, with product MNIFRVRVSLLLTPWVVAAGLAGCANSADDKAPGPGTGTPPTSTGSVTVYAAASLKSPFTEIASKFEAANPGTKVTLNFAGSSALVSQITQGAPADVFASADVKNMAELSAAGLINGTPTNFATNVLTIAVPSVNPASISSFADLAKPGIKVVVCAPQVPCGSATGKVEKATGTTLKPVSEESSVTDVLGKITSGEADAGLVYVTDVKTAGDKVKGIAFSGSDQAVNTYPIAAVGTSANKDLANAFIGMVTGSEGRKVLGDAGFGAP from the coding sequence ATGAACATTTTTCGCGTGCGCGTCAGCCTGCTGCTGACCCCCTGGGTCGTTGCGGCAGGACTGGCTGGCTGCGCTAACTCCGCCGATGACAAAGCCCCGGGCCCAGGTACCGGCACTCCCCCAACGAGCACAGGCTCGGTGACCGTTTACGCCGCCGCGTCCTTAAAGTCTCCCTTCACCGAGATCGCCTCCAAGTTCGAGGCCGCAAACCCGGGCACTAAGGTTACGCTGAACTTCGCAGGATCCTCGGCCCTGGTCTCGCAGATTACCCAAGGCGCTCCGGCCGATGTTTTCGCCTCCGCCGATGTCAAGAACATGGCTGAACTTTCCGCTGCCGGGCTTATCAACGGAACGCCGACCAACTTCGCCACGAACGTCCTGACCATCGCAGTTCCATCAGTAAACCCGGCGTCGATTTCTTCCTTCGCAGATCTAGCGAAGCCGGGCATCAAAGTAGTTGTCTGCGCCCCGCAGGTTCCTTGCGGCTCCGCCACGGGGAAGGTGGAAAAGGCTACGGGAACAACCCTGAAGCCTGTCAGCGAGGAATCCTCCGTCACAGACGTCCTGGGCAAGATCACCTCCGGGGAAGCCGACGCTGGCCTTGTCTACGTCACCGATGTCAAGACCGCCGGTGACAAGGTCAAGGGCATCGCTTTCAGCGGGTCCGACCAGGCTGTGAACACTTATCCGATCGCTGCCGTAGGAACAAGCGCGAACAAGGATCTGGCCAACGCGTTCATCGGCATGGTCACCGGAAGCGAAGGCAGGAAGGTCCTCGGTGACGCCGGTTTTGGTGCCCCGTAA
- a CDS encoding molybdenum cofactor biosynthesis protein MoaE → MSTDQHTDAGEAATAAQTTRQAFAVVNCELSDQPISVEVATAAVDSSTSGAVVSFCGVVRNHDGGKAVDRLTYTAHPTAHQALKNVLEAVAAKYSSADEAEEVVPVRIWASHRVGALGIGDAALVCAVAAGHRGQAFAVCSDLVDRIKKEVPIWKQQFFADGTLEWVGAGIAG, encoded by the coding sequence ATGAGCACCGACCAACATACGGACGCAGGAGAAGCTGCCACCGCAGCGCAGACAACGAGGCAAGCCTTTGCCGTAGTCAATTGTGAGCTCAGCGATCAGCCCATCTCCGTCGAGGTGGCCACAGCGGCTGTGGATTCGAGCACGTCCGGAGCAGTAGTCAGTTTTTGTGGAGTGGTACGCAATCACGACGGCGGTAAGGCAGTCGACCGACTGACCTACACTGCTCACCCCACCGCACACCAGGCGTTGAAAAATGTTCTGGAAGCGGTCGCTGCCAAGTACTCGTCCGCTGATGAGGCGGAGGAAGTCGTTCCCGTGCGGATCTGGGCATCGCACCGGGTGGGAGCACTCGGAATTGGGGACGCGGCTCTCGTTTGTGCTGTAGCCGCGGGACACCGGGGACAGGCATTCGCTGTGTGCTCGGACCTGGTTGACCGCATCAAGAAAGAGGTGCCCATTTGGAAGCAACAGTTCTTCGCCGATGGGACCTTGGAATGGGTCGGTGCCGGCATAGCAGGTTGA